The following proteins are co-located in the Salvelinus namaycush isolate Seneca chromosome 33, SaNama_1.0, whole genome shotgun sequence genome:
- the LOC120027582 gene encoding ankyrin repeat domain-containing protein 33B-like: protein MVLITDERDGGGSSTTARVKQQQQNPKGASGITQVHPTITEESPSLTDDDSYLGSCESEGDEYEEYGDCSLFPDSKSIASDDSFYPPDDVFADKERTPSPQSPEPLTFFQACCTNNATIVRIMIRQGVGVEEVKEMDKNNRTGLMVACYQGYVDVVIALAQCSHLDVNWQDKEGSTALITAAQAGHIMISNYLLNYFPGLDIERRNCHGFTALMKAAMQGKVECVRALMLAGADMETRDFGRKLTSREWALFTGRYETAWAMTRLLSRPCPYQLCDAYSPEWPQLASLVSKAREPRGCMQRISDTIRNALTFANITEPDDEGVLDHLVTVTTALGSPFVAVACSTVCPSSPPCVGKRRYSVPEILRRQRAKELKTQNPERLDDHRKLFQNSRVTLVPKPPKDRRSSLPPQNKSPTTTNPNLGTVSGSEAVSSVALRRASLLPLGMVRRSSVRPGLSIPKVRITKAPTPTYEPERVRRKSSFKDGGGNFLQLPKWRYKELKEERKRAEEAERRRVEVATRRHLAVGKRK from the exons ATGGTGCTGATCACGGATGAGAGAGACGGAGGTGGCTCCTCTACTACGGCCCGAGTCAAACAGCAGCAGCAGAACCCCAAAGGCGCCAGCGGCATCACCCAGGTCCATCCGACCATTACCGAGGAATCACCGTCCTTAACAGACGATGACTCATACCTCGGGTCCTGCGAGTCAGAGGGGGATGAGTACGAGGAATACGGTGATTGCTCGTTATTTCCGGACAGTAAAAGTATCGCTTCGGACGACTCGTTTTACCCACCGGACGATGTGTTCGCGGACAAGGAGCGGACCCCCTCTCCACAGAGTCCCGAGCCGCTGACGTTCTTCCAGGCGTGCTGCACCAACAACGCCACGATAGTCCGGATCATGATCCGACAAGGTGtgggggtagaggaggtgaaGGAGATGGATAAAAACAACAGG aCGGGGCTGATGGTGGCGTGTTACCAGGGTTACGTTGATGTTGTCATAGCGTTGGCCCAGTGTTCTCACCTGGATGTCAACTGGCAGGACAAGGAGGGGAGCACTGCCCTCATCACCGCTGCCCAGGcag GTCACATAATGATCAGTAACTACCTGTTGAACTACTTCCCTGGTCTGGACATAGAGAGGAGGAACTGTCATGGCTTCACTGCTCTGATGAAGGCTGCTATGCAGGGCAAGGTGGAGTGTGTACGAGCCCTGATGCTAGCAG gAGCTGACATGGAGACGAGAGACTTTGGTCGTAAGCTGACCTCCAGAGAGTGGGCGCTCTTCACGGGACGCTACGAAACCGCCTGGGCCATGACACGCCTCCTCTCCCGACCCTGTCCTTATCAACTGTGTGACGCTTACAG TCCAGAGTGGCCTCAGCTGGCTTCTCTAGTATCTAAGGCCCGGGAGCCTCGAGGCTGTATGCAGCGTATATCAGACACCATACGGAACGCTCTGACATTCGCTAACATCACAGAGCCTGACGACGAAGGAGTCTTAGATCACCTAGTCACCGTGACAACAGCCCTAGGGAGCCCCTTTGTGGCAGTGGCGTGTTCCACC GTGTGTCCGTCAAGCCCGCCCTGCGTGGGTAAACGTCGCTACTCCGTCCCAGAGATCCTCCGACGCCAACGGGCCAAAGAACTGAAAACCCAGAACCCTGAGAGGCTCGACGACCACCGCAAACTCTTCCAGAATTCACGGGTCACTCTGGTGCCTAAACCTCCAAAGGACCGGCGGTCCAGCCTCCCGCCGCAGAACAAAAGTCCCACCACGACTAACCCTAACCTGGGTACGGTGTCTGGCTCTGAGGCCGTTTCCTCTGTGGCCCTGCGTAGAGCTAGCCTGCTGCCCCTGGGTATGGTGAGGCGTAGTAGTGTACGGCCAGGGCTGTCCATTCCCAAGGTGAGAATCACTAAGGCCCCAACGCCAACCTATGAACCTGAGAGAGTCCGCAGGAAGAGCAGCTTTAAAGACGGTGGGGGCAACTTCCTGCAGCTCCCAAAGTGGAGGTATAAAGaactgaaggaggagaggaagagagcggaGGAggcggagaggaggagggtggaggtggCCACGAGACGGCACCTGGCTGTCGGGAAGAGGAAATGA